From the Saccharobesus litoralis genome, one window contains:
- a CDS encoding GNAT family N-acetyltransferase — protein sequence MSQNTTYYLEMLEPEQLNAKLCPDWLAIKECVKPQAQLNQFLYATVGESWQWTEKRPWSSQVWQSYVERDNMRTWLALEQGSIVGYFELEKNADGEVEIMYLGLMPEYIGKGAGGALLTAAVEQAWAWQASRVWVKSNDLLEHPTAKRNYKKRGFKQYKRERNLFQAVG from the coding sequence ATGTCTCAAAACACGACCTATTACTTGGAAATGTTGGAACCTGAGCAATTGAATGCCAAACTGTGCCCTGACTGGTTAGCCATTAAAGAATGTGTGAAACCACAGGCACAACTTAATCAATTTTTATATGCGACGGTAGGTGAGTCGTGGCAGTGGACTGAAAAGCGCCCTTGGTCGTCACAAGTTTGGCAATCCTATGTTGAACGCGACAACATGCGTACTTGGTTAGCTTTGGAACAAGGCTCTATTGTTGGCTATTTTGAACTTGAGAAAAATGCCGATGGTGAAGTTGAAATTATGTACTTAGGTTTAATGCCTGAATACATAGGTAAAGGCGCTGGCGGTGCATTACTAACAGCGGCTGTTGAGCAAGCATGGGCATGGCAAGCTAGCCGAGTGTGGGTTAAATCGAATGATCTACTCGAGCACCCGACAGCCAAACGCAATTATAAAAAACGCGGCTTTAAACAATACAAACGCGAGCGAAATTTGTTTCAAGCGGTTGGTTAG
- the hslU gene encoding HslU--HslV peptidase ATPase subunit: MSEMTPREIVHELNSHIVGQQSAKKAVAIALRNRWRRMQLNEELRQEVTPKNILMIGPTGVGKTEIARRLAKLANAPFIKVEATKFTEVGYVGKEVETIIRDLADISVKLTRELETAKVKHRAEESAEERILDALLPRPTNTFGETEQVDDSNTRQIFRKKLREGQLDDKEIEIDVAAPQVGVEIMAPPGMEEMTNQLQSMFQNLGGKDKKSRKLKVKDALKILIEEEAQRLVNPEDLKEAAINAVEQNGIVFIDEIDKICKRGDTSGPDVSREGVQRDLLPLVEGSTVTTKHGMVKTDHILFIASGAFQMAKPSDLIPELQGRLPIRVELEALTAEDFVRILTEPNASLTEQYTALLATEGVNVEFTQDGIERIANAAWQVNEKTENIGARRLHTVMERLMEEISYDASERSGDTITVNAEYVNKYLDELVEDEDLSRFVL; this comes from the coding sequence ATGTCAGAAATGACTCCAAGAGAAATTGTTCACGAACTAAATAGCCATATTGTCGGCCAGCAATCGGCTAAAAAAGCCGTGGCAATCGCTTTACGTAATCGCTGGCGTCGTATGCAGTTAAATGAAGAGCTACGTCAAGAAGTTACACCGAAAAATATTTTAATGATTGGCCCAACGGGGGTTGGTAAAACCGAGATCGCTCGCCGCTTGGCTAAACTCGCCAACGCACCGTTCATAAAAGTCGAAGCAACCAAATTTACTGAAGTCGGCTATGTAGGTAAAGAAGTCGAAACTATTATTCGTGATTTAGCGGATATTTCAGTTAAGTTAACCAGAGAATTAGAAACCGCAAAGGTAAAACACCGCGCAGAAGAATCAGCTGAAGAGCGTATTTTAGATGCATTATTACCACGCCCAACTAATACATTTGGTGAAACTGAGCAGGTTGACGATTCCAATACCCGTCAAATCTTTCGTAAAAAACTGCGCGAAGGTCAGTTAGACGACAAAGAAATTGAAATCGATGTTGCAGCCCCGCAAGTCGGAGTTGAGATCATGGCGCCGCCAGGCATGGAAGAAATGACTAATCAGCTGCAAAGTATGTTTCAAAATTTAGGCGGCAAAGACAAAAAGTCACGCAAGCTTAAAGTAAAAGATGCTTTGAAGATTTTGATTGAAGAAGAAGCACAGCGCCTAGTTAATCCTGAAGATTTGAAAGAAGCTGCCATCAACGCAGTTGAACAAAATGGCATTGTGTTTATTGATGAAATCGACAAAATTTGTAAGCGCGGCGATACCTCTGGTCCAGACGTTTCGCGTGAAGGGGTGCAGCGTGACTTACTACCTTTAGTTGAAGGCAGTACAGTAACCACTAAACACGGTATGGTTAAAACCGACCACATTTTGTTTATTGCCTCTGGCGCTTTTCAAATGGCGAAACCGTCGGATTTGATCCCTGAATTACAAGGCCGTTTACCGATCCGCGTTGAGTTAGAAGCGCTAACCGCAGAAGACTTTGTGCGTATATTAACCGAGCCTAATGCGTCGTTAACTGAACAATACACGGCTTTATTGGCGACAGAAGGTGTTAATGTTGAATTTACGCAAGACGGCATAGAGCGTATTGCTAATGCAGCTTGGCAGGTTAACGAAAAAACGGAAAACATCGGTGCGCGGCGTTTACACACTGTGATGGAACGTTTGATGGAAGAGATCTCGTACGATGCCTCAGAGCGTTCAGGCGATACTATTACGGTTAACGCCGAATATGTTAATAAGTACTTAGATGAATTGGTTGAAGATGAAGATTTAAGCCGTTTCGTGCTGTAA
- the hslV gene encoding ATP-dependent protease subunit HslV, producing MTTIVSARRNGQVAMGGDGQVSLGNTVMKGNARKVRRLYNNQVIAGFAGGTADAFTLFERFESKLEQHQGHLLRAAVELAKDWRTDRMLRKLEALLAVADKETSLIITGNGDVIQPEHDLIAIGSGGPFAQAAATALLENSELGAKDIVEKSLTIAGNICVYTNTNQTIEEL from the coding sequence GTGACTACTATAGTTTCTGCACGTCGCAATGGCCAAGTAGCCATGGGTGGCGACGGCCAAGTATCACTTGGCAACACCGTAATGAAGGGCAATGCCCGTAAAGTACGTCGTTTATATAATAATCAAGTTATTGCTGGTTTTGCTGGCGGTACGGCTGATGCATTCACTTTGTTTGAACGATTTGAGAGTAAATTAGAGCAGCATCAAGGGCACTTGTTACGTGCTGCGGTTGAATTGGCTAAAGATTGGCGTACTGATCGCATGTTACGTAAACTTGAGGCATTACTGGCGGTTGCCGACAAAGAAACCTCATTAATCATTACAGGTAATGGCGATGTGATCCAGCCAGAGCATGATTTGATTGCGATTGGATCTGGTGGGCCTTTTGCTCAAGCTGCCGCGACTGCCTTGCTCGAAAATTCAGAGCTAGGCGCCAAAGACATCGTTGAAAAAAGTTTAACGATTGCTGGCAATATTTGTGTGTATACCAACACCAATCAAACCATAGAAGAACTTTAA